In Daphnia pulicaria isolate SC F1-1A chromosome 9, SC_F0-13Bv2, whole genome shotgun sequence, the genomic stretch TTAATGCACTCAAGAATTGTAAGATTTCTTACCTAAAATTTCGAGAACTTAACATCCTGATAACGTTTGAATATAAACGGTGCAACAACGCAGTTAAAAATTCAGTAACAAACAGATAGGTGCGCTGTAAAGATATAGGTGTCTACCTGGTCCAATTGTTGTCaactaattattttaaagCTTTTTCCCCAGAGAAAGGAAACATCATGAGTGACGGAGCCAAAAGAAATGTTTCTGCTTCAGACGTTCAACTGGATCGCAGTACCATCATCGGTAGAGGAAGAAGCGCAATCATCTTTGCCGGAACTTTTGGCAACATTCAAGTCGCCATTAAACGAGTCATGTCTACGGACTTGCATCCACAATGGGAAAATCAGCCTGTTGACGCTTGTTTCAATAAGATAACGGCCCTGCAACACCCCAGCGTTTTGAAGATTACTGGTATCTATGACGACGAACACTTTCGGTAAACATCGTTAACTTTATTTGCTCTCAACaacctaattttaaaaattccctaAATTTTTAAAGGTATCACATCATGGAGCACTGCGCCGCCAGCCTTTTCGATTACTGTTGCAACACGTACAAAGGAGAAGTTCCCAGTCAGGCGGACGGACTTTACCAGATGGTCAGCGGATTGCATTACATCCATTCGCAGGGATTCATTCACCGGAACATTAAACCGGAGAACGTTCTCATCTCACAGTCGATCCATTTGAAAATATCGGATTTCGGACTGACTGCTCCGATTTCCGCCAGGGCTAGTTTTTCAatgagcagcagcaccagGACATCTCCCAACATGCAGGCGCCTGAAATCATTCAAAGTGACGAAGATTATTCCAGTGTGGAAGAGAGCGAAGCCAAACATAACGTGGCCAGCGATACCTTTTCACTGGGATGCGTTTTGTTCACTTTCCTGACTAAAGGAGGTCACCCGTTTCTCAGCGGAGGATCTCGCCATTTTATCGCCATCAACATCATCGAAGGGAAATATGGTTTCTCTGGTTTAGATGAACAGCATTTTGCTATACCCATCatcgaaaaaatgatcaaCAAAATCCCAGAAGAACGAATTCAACTAGATCAAGTTTTAAAGACGTTAAAACCACACATTAGTAGTGACTAACAACAACTAGGGTTGTCAACGGAGCAATCTTCTCCTCTCTCCCACATGGATGAAAGATTTGTTCGGAAGAATCCGAAATTTCTAGTAAACCAGAAAGTTCAGTCCCCTTGGAAAATGGAGAATGAAGGGCAAGTATCATCGCCTTCCTTTCCTGGAATTTTATTTGCGCTGATTCACGAATTCATCGTGCACCGAATATATTTAGATTTCCCTAGCGGAATGGAGTTGGTTGATACGTTGGCAATCTTATTACGAATATAAATTAAAGAAGTAAACCTAGTTCAGTTATCAGTTCGGTAATACACTTTTTCTTCTCAAAATTGTCAactattattcattttttacttCACCAGCTGTCAAATATTCGAAATTGGCGCTTAATTCTAATTTCCTATTTGGGTTGTATTGGTGACGTTACGATTTGCTTTCATGTGGACGTGGCTCAGCTGGATAGCTTCAGCTTGTAACGTGTAGGGCAAAGCGTTCAAGGCCTATGATGACCAAAATCTGTATTCCGTCTGATATCAACTGATTACAAAATGGATCCAATTCCTGAGGCaaaatgtcaattttttttcaaatttcttattttattgttgtctaATAATTAATAAGGGGTTTAAGTTCATCAGACTCTGCCATATTTGAGtagattcaaaaattgaataaatatgAAAGTACATCAAAGcttcaacaaaatcaaattaaaatgctGGAGGAATGGAGGATCGAACTCcaggcttttcgcatgcaaagcgaacactctactaCTGAGTTACACCCCCGACATTTTCAGTAACTGCAAACTAAGAAAAATTCGGATACAGTTTGTGTTGGTAATTTCATCATTGTCGCTCACTATTGTCGTGTAAGTGAAGTCATTTCCGTTATTTAGATATGTTTGACAAGAAGAATGGATTTCCCATTTTCAAGCCATGTTCAGTTTTATCTCATTGATTTCCGCTCTACTTCTACAACCGCGGATTTTCCTCATTATAACGCTCCGATTAACTGCCGAATTTTTCGTGGTATTCAACTAAACTCGCATCATATTTTTACTAAAATATTCCATATCAAACATTTCATGGTTTCCTGGGTCGACCGCTTTTGTATCAACGCTGAGGTTAAATTATCGTCCGAGTTCTGTTCGTTCTGCTGTTCTGTTCGTGTTCTGTGTGTTACTACAAGATCAGCGCAAAGGCTAGCAATAAAATGACATCCATTTTGAACCCGGTAATTAATGAGAATTTTCttatgtaaatttttgtttgactaTCTTTTTACTATTTTAGATCATTCCGTTTTGTGTTAGTTTGCCTGGAAATAAACTTAATACCGGCCATGACGTAGTTGTTGGGGGCGAAGCATTTTACGGGGCCCAAAGgtaattcaacttttctgtATAGGTGTTATTGGCGCAGCTTCAAGAGTAAAATATTGGCATCAATAATTTTCAGGTTCTCCATCAACTTTATCCAGTCCAGCTCACAAACTCGTTTGTTTCATTTGGATTTCCGCTTCGATCAGAATGAGACTGTCCTCAACTCAAACTATCCGAATGGATGTTGGGCTCAAGAAGAGCGCACGCCTTTACCTCTCATCTTGGGAAAGAAATTCAACATCGAGATCAAGTTCTCGGCTGATCGTTTTGTGGTAATTAAtcctaataataatttaaatttaaaaaaaacttaatatgCGTTATGTTTTCCTTGTATAGATAATAGTTGATTTCCAGTACCACTGTGATTTCGTTTATCGTTTCGACATGTCTGAGGCCGACGCGTTGCTGATTGAAGGCGACGTCAATATTAACTCGATTCAGTTTAACTAacgtcgtttttttatcgacaccTGTCAAATAAACGATCTGTGAAAAACACTATACCTTTGATTGTTTAAAGAGTTCTGTTTCCTTTATCGCCTTATTcattcattgaaaaaaaaaagtatttgccTGCGCCATGCCGCCATCAGGCCATCTATACTTATTCATGTTCATATGACTCAAGGGGATTTTGGCTAGACTACTCACCAGACGTTTATTCAGGTGGGCGTTTAATCGCTTTGCCATACCTTGCATTCTAGAACTTTTGTGCAACACCCGCCACACGTGCTGCGGCCAAAAAGGGCTCGATTTTTCACCAGTTTGGGACTGTTCGCCGAATAGAAAGGTTCGTCTCTGGCTACATTCTCCTTTTGTTGGTAATGTGATGACGTAATCCGTATTTTTCCTTTCGAGTCATGCCCTAGTTATGTGTATGAATTGTTTGGCGTCTGTCTGTGTAACTCTCAGTGATTAGCCTTAACACATTTGACAATCTTTCTTGTTAAACCATGTTGGCTAAACAAGATTGGGTGGTAACATTTTTTCGAGTTGTAGATTGATAACTGATAAGGTGCTTGAACGGCAATTGAGGTTGCATGCCAAGAAGCTTATTGCATTACGGAAACATTGTCGTTAGAAGTAAGAAATGTGATGTGGTATGTAGGTCaaaagtttcgaaaaaaaatgtccaggGGTTGAATACGTAAATTAACTTGAATTGGCCACATCTCTTGTCGTTCGCACCCTATCCTTGATAGATTTCCTTTTGTCTTGACAGGTAAAATCTCAGTTAGTCTCACCATAGGTTTCTTACGGTGTTTTATGGTTAGATAAACTTGCTGTGGTATTTTGACTGGATTTCAGTATCCATGTGTTGCAATATCCATTGAAAATTATGGGGACGTTTTTATCTCATTTCCGTGGGGGGGGATTGATTACCATATGGTGCAACACTTAGCGATGCTTGTGTTAAAAATCGATGTGGTTGCTGCTTGGACCTCATTCAACAAAGTTTTACTGACTTGTCGTATCCGTTCTAGATCGTCTGGCCAAAAAAATGAGTAAAACCATTTCTATCAAGTACCCGgtaagttttttaaacaaactcaaattcaaataatgctATCttgttgaaataataatttttatttattaatttggcAGGAAGTTCCACTTGAACATTACATTTCCGATGGCAAACTTGAAGTTGGCGATAAGGTTGAGCTAAAGGGTGAACCTTTGGAGAATGCCGTGAGGTATTTAATGCAATCTCATTACATTGGGCATATGAGTTACCGTTTCAATTAACAGGTTTTCCGTCAACTTCATCGACAGCTCGACCGAGCAATGCATCTTCCATTTGGACTTCCGATTTAATGAGGAAGAACCCTATATAAGGACTGTGGTTCGCAACACCAATTTCCCTTATGGCACCTGGGGTGAGGAAGAGCGTGCCGACAACCCGCTTCAAAGAGGAGAGAGCTTCAAGATCCAGATCAAAGTCTTGGAGGATCGTTTTGACGTAAAAATCTAGCACcttattttaaataactaACACCTTGGTTAATTGGAACATTTTGTCTCGCTACAGGTTGAAGTGAACGACGCCCATAGTTTTGACTTTGTTCACCGTGTTTCGCTCGGCAACGCAAACGTAATCAACATTAAGGGAGACGTCAAGATTAAATCTGTTAAGATTAAGGAGTGTTGATCTAGTAGTATCATTAAAATATCAGAAGCTTAAGAAACTCAAGTATCTTTGCTGCCTCTATTGCTTTTTGCTTAAAGTTGTTTTGGGAGTtgtaataacatttttcactGGTGTAAtgtttgaattattcaaaacaTAAACATCCCAAAATGTCTAGATGGACAATTTTCGCTTAAATGGtcttggatttttttcttttttctttaaaagatGAATGAAATATCTTTAAATAGTATGACTAAGAGTCTGGCAATGTCGACTGTTTTGGTAGTCATTGCCCACGCCTACATGGGGATTTGCCAGCACCAAAATGTTGCACAAGTAATTACAATAGTATTTCAAGATATTTTCAGTTGGTCGGTGCACACATTTAATCTTAAACTGTACTGTCAAAATTTTTAGAGTATCCTTGAAGTGTAAATACCATGCGTGCGTTAATCCCAACCATCACCCCATTTTCAGTTAATGCGCAATTTAAATTACTTTCTTAGTTTAGGCTCCAGCCTACATATGTAAAAGAGATAATTTTATCTTTACATACGCCTCCGGTTTGGTTAAAGGATTGTGTTAATGGACTTTATGACCGCTTTCTGGTGCAATATGCATGAGATtagagaatttaaaaatggtaCAAAAGTTGCGCTTCCAAACGATTTTGTCTCACTTCCGAAGTGTTTTTGAAACTAGCATCTAGCACACACTGTTGAGGTCCTCTCTACTTGAAATGTCTAGAACCATTTCGTTGAAACATCCGGTAATTTTCGTGAAAGATTGTCTGTATatgtgaaattaatttttgaattgttcAACTTACAGGAGGTTCCGGTTGCTCATCAAATTTCTGATGGGAAACTGGAGATTGGAGACAAAGTTGAACTCAAGGGCGAACCTCTTGAACATGCTGAACGGTATTAGTTATCCAATTTAATTGTGATTAAGCAAGTactaattttaaattgttgttgtgCACAGGTTTATGGTAAATTTTGTCGATAAATCCACCCACCACTGTGTCTTCCACTTGGACTTCCGTTTCAACGAAGGAGATGCGTATCACAAGGCAGTGGTTCGCAACAGTAATTACCCACACGGTCATTGGGGTGCGGAAGAGCGTTCCGACAACCCACTGCAGAGGGGAAAGCCATTCAAGATACAGATCAAAGTCTTGGCAGACCGATTTAATGTAAGCACCTAGCAGTTTTCCTAATAATCAATTGCATATTCGGTGTGTGTGCTGGTGTcagcaaataataattattggaACTCTATTGTTTCATTAGGTCGAAGTTGACGATAGTCATCATTTCGATTTCAATCACCGCGTTTCCCTCGGCGACGCTGACTTGATTGAGATTAAAGGGGACGTCAAGATCAAATCTGTTAAGATCAAGGAATGTTAGCTCATGTTTGCAGCAATTTCTGAAAATAAGATCTGGCTGaatgttttgttgttatttaactATTTAAGAACGTACagccttttctttgttttacaACTTCACCTTCAACAGTGAAATAAATGGTTATCTACTAGAAAATGTTTTGTGCGTTTTgcgcttttttttaatggaagtAAATTATCAGTAAATTAAAATGTAAGCGGAAGAATCCGTTTTCACCCTTTACCGAATAACATGAGTTTCTTGAGAAATATTTGTGTTGCTATCGGTGTGGAGATTcgtacaaattttaatttttaacttaGTGTGcgtgttttttaattagaataatttttaaaatagagctAGTGGTGCGTCATCATTTGCAGCCAAAATTCGTGTTCAGGTTTGAGTGTTTTCAAGCATTTACGAATAGTTCAATAAAAAGgtcaaacaatttattttataatcgaCTGTTCTTGACTACTCAGGTAACCTCTAcgtgtttgtttatttgtttatatAATCAGATGTCGCAATAACTCATAATGCACACGATCTAGGCGGTTGAATGTGCCGCCTACAGCTGGACGTTTCTGATTGGTCAACGTCACATAGCGAAATGTAGCAGACAACAAACGTCATCACTAGCAGATTATACACAGCAGCGTACAGTTGATATATTTTTCCGAGTTTGTCATCGGATTAATTGACCAAAGAAACCGATAACCTCTAGT encodes the following:
- the LOC124313534 gene encoding 32 kDa beta-galactoside-binding lectin lec-3-like; this translates as MSKTISIKYPEVPLEHYISDGKLEVGDKVELKGEPLENAVRFSVNFIDSSTEQCIFHLDFRFNEEEPYIRTVVRNTNFPYGTWGEEERADNPLQRGESFKIQIKVLEDRFDVEVNDAHSFDFVHRVSLGNANVINIKGDVKIKSVKIKEC
- the LOC124313452 gene encoding 32 kDa beta-galactoside-binding lectin-like, producing the protein MSRTISLKHPEVPVAHQISDGKLEIGDKVELKGEPLEHAERFMVNFVDKSTHHCVFHLDFRFNEGDAYHKAVVRNSNYPHGHWGAEERSDNPLQRGKPFKIQIKVLADRFNVEVDDSHHFDFNHRVSLGDADLIEIKGDVKIKSVKIKEC